The segment CGCTAAAACTTCTTGCGAACAATTATCTGCCCCGCAGGTCTTTGGGGTTTCGTAGTAGAAAGATGTTGGTCTTCCCATTATCAACCAACTCCAAGGATTGGATTGGTAAGAATGTTTTTCGACTAACCCGGTGTGAAAGCCCAACATTTGGGAGTGATAGTGAAGGAATGATGTAATTATATTTTCGGAGTAATCGCGCGCCCATCCGCGGCTACTGGCAAACCAACCAGACCAAGAAGTTATATAAATTGATATTGGTAGCAACCCATATTGCGCTGCGGTCTTTACAGTCGGCTTGATTAAGTCACGCCCAGTGTTATGTGCAAATGCTCGATAGAGTGCAACAACTGCAAATAGCGCAAGGAAATGCAGCCCGCTCCATTTGGTTGCAACCGCTAGACCAAGTGCGATACCAGCCCACCAGTGCCAACGCGCCAAGAAGAAATAAGTCGCAAGCAGAATGAAGAATGAGAGATAGATATCCAGCAACGCGGTACGAGAATGTACTAACGCTAATCCATCCATCGCCATTAGCGCACTTGCCGCAATTGTTAGATAGGAATTTCTAAATAAACGATTTGCGATAAGGGCGATTAAAACAATCATGGCAGAGCCAAGAAGTGTGCCCATAAAGCGCCAACCAAATTCGTTATCCCCGAATAGCTTTATACCTAGCGCTATCAGCCACTTTCCAACCGGTGGGTGAACGACAAATTCTGGGTCATCTCCAGATATTTCAACGCCGTGTGCCAAATAATCGCGCGCACCATCTACGTAATAAACCTCGTCAAAGACGAAGCCCTTCGGAGTTCCGAGATTGAAGAGCCGCAAGGCAAGTGAGATCAAAGTGATCGCGCCAACGTAGATGCGGGTTTTCACATACCTAGCGTACTGAGAGGATGTACCCATGGCGCTCACGTTGGCAGCAACTCCTCTGGGAAATCCCGGCGATGCAAGCCCGCGCCTAAAAGATGCGATCGCAAACGCTGAAGTTATCGCCGCTGAAGATTCGCGCCGCTTTCATCGCTTATGTTCTGATATCGAAGTTACCTTTACTGGCCGAGTTATTTCATTCTTTGATGGCAATGAAACAGAACGCACGCAAGAGATTCTTGAATTATTGCGCGCTGGAAAAAACGTCTTGGTTGTATCGGATGCTGGCATGCCAACAATTAGCGATCCGGGATTTCGTTTAGCACGTGATGCGATCGCTGAAAATTTAGCGGTAACAGTTATTCCTGGACCAAGTGCACCGGTTATGGCCCTTGCGCTCTCTGGGCTTGCAACAGATCGCTTTACCTTTGAAGGGTTTGCACCGCGCGCACTTGGCGCGCGT is part of the Candidatus Planktophila lacus genome and harbors:
- a CDS encoding dolichyl-phosphate-mannose--protein mannosyltransferase, translated to MKTRIYVGAITLISLALRLFNLGTPKGFVFDEVYYVDGARDYLAHGVEISGDDPEFVVHPPVGKWLIALGIKLFGDNEFGWRFMGTLLGSAMIVLIALIANRLFRNSYLTIAASALMAMDGLALVHSRTALLDIYLSFFILLATYFFLARWHWWAGIALGLAVATKWSGLHFLALFAVVALYRAFAHNTGRDLIKPTVKTAAQYGLLPISIYITSWSGWFASSRGWARDYSENIITSFLHYHSQMLGFHTGLVEKHSYQSNPWSWLIMGRPTSFYYETPKTCGADNCSQEVLALGTPLLWWLGTIALAVVVGFWIRSIAVKRYEPPLNLIIAGMAAGYLPWFFFQERTVFTFYAIVFQPFLILAVIYCAYALLMHFESKRNTYLVLGFIAFAIFINFIFFLPLFTGDVITYDSWQARMWLPSWV
- the rsmI gene encoding 16S rRNA (cytidine(1402)-2'-O)-methyltransferase, translating into MALTLAATPLGNPGDASPRLKDAIANAEVIAAEDSRRFHRLCSDIEVTFTGRVISFFDGNETERTQEILELLRAGKNVLVVSDAGMPTISDPGFRLARDAIAENLAVTVIPGPSAPVMALALSGLATDRFTFEGFAPRALGARQALYESLRFEERTMVFFEAPHRITESLQDALAVFGSDRKAAICREMTKTYEETVRGTLAELVAWSTSKEILGEITMVIAGAAVGTAEVTADQMVARVREFEAAGMDRKAAIATVADEFDLPKRIVYAAVVDANKMPS